Proteins encoded within one genomic window of Arachis ipaensis cultivar K30076 chromosome B08, Araip1.1, whole genome shotgun sequence:
- the LOC107612418 gene encoding EPIDERMAL PATTERNING FACTOR-like protein 6 isoform X2 → MKGRFLCFLIVLQSVSWVSVAKRPFSPDHAMSHPGTNESAAPKSSPPYTTIESEKMKSLENWKAVKKIGSSPPSCEHKCYGCTPCEAIQVPSTGKRTHLAIHYANYEPESWRCKCGPFFYSP, encoded by the exons ATGAAGGGAAGATTCTTGTGCTTTCTGATTGTTCTCCAATCAGTGAGTTGGGTTTCTGTAGCTAAGAGGCCTTTTTCTCCAGATCATGCCATGTCCCATCCAG GTACAAATGAGTCAGCAGCACCAAAGTCTTCACCACCCTATACTACTATAGAGTCAGAAAAG ATGAAGTCGTTGGAAAATTGGAAAGCAGTGAAGAAAATAGGGTCAAGTCCACCAAGCTGTGAGCACAAGTGCTATGGTTGCACACCATGTGAAGCCATTCAAGTTCCCAGCACCGGCAAGCGCACTCATTTAGCCATTCACTACGCCAATTATGAGCCTGAGAGCTGGAGATGCAAGTGTGGTCCCTTCTTCTACAGcccatga
- the LOC107614160 gene encoding uncharacterized protein LOC107614160 isoform X1 codes for MAIQRGFSKSKATKSATSPILVLAATVTAIAIIFLIFSLLSTTSSNANYPQHHQLRRYLYWGDRIDCPGKHCDSCEGLGHQESSLRCALEEALFLQRTFVMPSRMCINPIHNKKGILHHSVANATSEEMWAGSSCAMDSLYDVDRMSETIPVILDNSKEWYHVLETSMKLGARGVAHVQGVSRVELKQDTHYSGLLLINRTASPLSWFMECKDRNNRSAIMLPYSFLPSMAARKLRDAAEKIKAQLGEYDAIHVRRGDKIKTRKDRFGVARSLHPHLDRDTRAEFILCRIAKWVPPGRTLFIASNERSPGFFSPLAVRYKMAYSSNYSQLLDPLIENNYELFMVERLIMMGAKTFIRTFKEDDTDLSLTDDPKKNTKVWQIPVYTADEPC; via the exons ATGGCAATTCAGAGAGGGTTCTCGAAATCGAAAGCGACGAAATCAGCGACATCCCCGATCCTGGTGCTAGCGGCAACTGTCACCGCCATTGCCATTATCTTCcttatcttctctctcctctccacCACTTCTTCAAACGCCAATTATCCGCAACACCACCAACTCCGAAGGTACCTATATTGGGGCGACAGAATCGATTGCCCCGGAAAACACTGCGATTCCTGCGAGGGTTTGGGCCACCAGGAATCAAGCCTCCGCTGCGCTCTCGAAGAAGCCCTCTTCCTCCAAAg AACCTTCGTTATGCCGTCTAGGATGTGCATCAACCCCATACACAACAAGAAAGGGATCCTTCACCATTCCGTTGCTAATGCTACTTCTGAGGAAAT GTGGGCAGGTAGTTCTTGTGCCATGGATTCTTTGTATGATGTGGACAGGATGTCCGAGACTATTCCCGTGATTTTGGACAATTCAAAAGAGTGGTATCATGTTCTGGAAACGAGCATGAAGCTGGGAGCCAGGGGAGTTGCACATGTGCAGGGTGTTAGCCGTGTCGAGCTTAAACAGGATACTCACTATTCAGGTCTGTTGCTTATCAACAGAACCGCTAGCCCTCTTTCTTG GTTTATGGAATGCAAGGATCGAAACAACCGTAGTGCTATAATGTTGCCATACTCGTTTCTGCCATCAATGGCAGCACGTAAACTAAGAGATGCAGCAGAAAAG ATCAAAGCACAACTTGGTGAATATGATGCCATACATGTCCGTCGTGGGGATAAAATAAAGACCAGGAAGGACAGATTTGGAGTAGCAAGGAGCCTGCATCCTCACCTTGATAGGGATACGCGAGCGGAATTTATACTCTGCAGAATCGCAAAGTGGGTCCCTCCTGGAAGAACCTTATTTATTGCTTCAAATGAAAGGTCTCCTGGATTTTTTTCACCGCTTGCTGTCAG GTACAAAATGGCATATTCTTCAAACTACAGTCAACTCCTGGATCCCTTGATTGAGAACAATTACGAGTTATTCATGGTGGAGAGACTTATCATGATGGGTGCGAAAACCTTCATTAGAACATTCAAAGAAGATGACACTGATCTTAGCCTCACTGATGATCCCAAAAAGAACACAAAAGTTTGGCAAATACCTGTCTACACAGCGGATGAACCATGCTGA
- the LOC107611837 gene encoding coatomer subunit zeta-3 — MAHHVSCPAIKNILLLDSEGKRVAVKYFSDDWPTNSAKLAFEKFVFSKTVKTNARTEAEITLLENNIIIYKFVQDLHFFITGSDDENEIILSSVLQGFFDAITLLLRNNVDKREALENLDLVLLCLDEIVDGGMILETNGPLIAEKVTSHNLDAESPLSEQTLTQAWATAREHLTRTLLK; from the exons ATGGCGCATCAT GTCTCGTGTCCGGCGATAAAGAATATTCTTCTTTTGGATTCCGAGGGAAAGCGTGTTGCAGTCAAATATTTTTCAGATGACTGGCCAACAAACAGTGCAAAGCTTGCTTTTGAGAAGTTTGTGTTCAGTAAGACCGTTAAGACCAATGCTCGAACAGAAG CTGAGATAACATTGCTTGAGAACAATATCATTATTTACAAATTTGTACAAGACCTGCATTTCTTTATCACCGGCAGTGATGATGAGAATGAGATCATTTTATCATCAGTTCTTCAGGGTTTCTTTGATGCAATCACGCTTCTCTTGAG AAATAATGTTGACAAAAGAGAGGCACTTGAAAATTTGGATCTCGTTCTCTTATGTCTTGACGAGATTGTTGATGGAGG AATGATACTTGAAACAAATGGACCATTAATTGCTGAAAAAGTGACCTCCCATAACTTGGATGCAGAGTCCCCCTTGTCTGAGCAG ACACTTACTCAAGCATGGGCTACAGCTAGAGAACATTTGACAAGAACCCTTTTAAAATGA
- the LOC107612418 gene encoding EPIDERMAL PATTERNING FACTOR-like protein 6 isoform X1, giving the protein MKGRFLCFLIVLQSVSWVSVAKRPFSPDHAMSHPGTNESAAPKSSPPYTTIESEKKMKSLENWKAVKKIGSSPPSCEHKCYGCTPCEAIQVPSTGKRTHLAIHYANYEPESWRCKCGPFFYSP; this is encoded by the exons ATGAAGGGAAGATTCTTGTGCTTTCTGATTGTTCTCCAATCAGTGAGTTGGGTTTCTGTAGCTAAGAGGCCTTTTTCTCCAGATCATGCCATGTCCCATCCAG GTACAAATGAGTCAGCAGCACCAAAGTCTTCACCACCCTATACTACTATAGAGTCAGAAAAG AAGATGAAGTCGTTGGAAAATTGGAAAGCAGTGAAGAAAATAGGGTCAAGTCCACCAAGCTGTGAGCACAAGTGCTATGGTTGCACACCATGTGAAGCCATTCAAGTTCCCAGCACCGGCAAGCGCACTCATTTAGCCATTCACTACGCCAATTATGAGCCTGAGAGCTGGAGATGCAAGTGTGGTCCCTTCTTCTACAGcccatga
- the LOC107614160 gene encoding uncharacterized protein LOC107614160 isoform X2 produces MAIQRGFSKSKATKSATSPILVLAATVTAIAIIFLIFSLLSTTSSNANYPQHHQLRRYLYWGDRIDCPGKHCDSCEGLGHQESSLRCALEEALFLQRMCINPIHNKKGILHHSVANATSEEMWAGSSCAMDSLYDVDRMSETIPVILDNSKEWYHVLETSMKLGARGVAHVQGVSRVELKQDTHYSGLLLINRTASPLSWFMECKDRNNRSAIMLPYSFLPSMAARKLRDAAEKIKAQLGEYDAIHVRRGDKIKTRKDRFGVARSLHPHLDRDTRAEFILCRIAKWVPPGRTLFIASNERSPGFFSPLAVRYKMAYSSNYSQLLDPLIENNYELFMVERLIMMGAKTFIRTFKEDDTDLSLTDDPKKNTKVWQIPVYTADEPC; encoded by the exons ATGGCAATTCAGAGAGGGTTCTCGAAATCGAAAGCGACGAAATCAGCGACATCCCCGATCCTGGTGCTAGCGGCAACTGTCACCGCCATTGCCATTATCTTCcttatcttctctctcctctccacCACTTCTTCAAACGCCAATTATCCGCAACACCACCAACTCCGAAGGTACCTATATTGGGGCGACAGAATCGATTGCCCCGGAAAACACTGCGATTCCTGCGAGGGTTTGGGCCACCAGGAATCAAGCCTCCGCTGCGCTCTCGAAGAAGCCCTCTTCCTCCAAAg GATGTGCATCAACCCCATACACAACAAGAAAGGGATCCTTCACCATTCCGTTGCTAATGCTACTTCTGAGGAAAT GTGGGCAGGTAGTTCTTGTGCCATGGATTCTTTGTATGATGTGGACAGGATGTCCGAGACTATTCCCGTGATTTTGGACAATTCAAAAGAGTGGTATCATGTTCTGGAAACGAGCATGAAGCTGGGAGCCAGGGGAGTTGCACATGTGCAGGGTGTTAGCCGTGTCGAGCTTAAACAGGATACTCACTATTCAGGTCTGTTGCTTATCAACAGAACCGCTAGCCCTCTTTCTTG GTTTATGGAATGCAAGGATCGAAACAACCGTAGTGCTATAATGTTGCCATACTCGTTTCTGCCATCAATGGCAGCACGTAAACTAAGAGATGCAGCAGAAAAG ATCAAAGCACAACTTGGTGAATATGATGCCATACATGTCCGTCGTGGGGATAAAATAAAGACCAGGAAGGACAGATTTGGAGTAGCAAGGAGCCTGCATCCTCACCTTGATAGGGATACGCGAGCGGAATTTATACTCTGCAGAATCGCAAAGTGGGTCCCTCCTGGAAGAACCTTATTTATTGCTTCAAATGAAAGGTCTCCTGGATTTTTTTCACCGCTTGCTGTCAG GTACAAAATGGCATATTCTTCAAACTACAGTCAACTCCTGGATCCCTTGATTGAGAACAATTACGAGTTATTCATGGTGGAGAGACTTATCATGATGGGTGCGAAAACCTTCATTAGAACATTCAAAGAAGATGACACTGATCTTAGCCTCACTGATGATCCCAAAAAGAACACAAAAGTTTGGCAAATACCTGTCTACACAGCGGATGAACCATGCTGA